The genomic interval ATGTGATCCCTGTTCATTGTGACAGTCACGTCATACAAGACAAGCAGCTTCTCCTTAGTCCTCCAGGATGTCCGCAAACATCTTCCGCCGCTTATTCTCAGCCTGTTGGTGCTCCTGCCAGTCTTTCCGCCGATTGACAAAGTGAGTGAGAGCGAAGTTACGGGCGATGTGGTGTCCGATGGGGTCGTTCTGCAGCTCCCGCAGCCTCTCAACTTTAGGGAGGGAAATACAATTTTGGTAAATAGAATCGACAGAACTGGAGTCCCAGATCCTAAATACAGAATCTGGCCCATTGGTGGGATTGACACTGGTCAAATCGAGAAGAGAAATGGATGCTGACCAACTAAAAGTCACAGGTCAGGACCGATCAATCGCCTTTATCAATAAACTAACCCCTTGGTGGCAACCAGGCTATTTGtagcacagaagtctatggacacCAAATTCACTGAGGCCGTCAGCTGTACACAGATGTATAGTTACCTAGTTTCTGGGCAATCTCCTCTTTGACTCCCATGGTGGACGCACCCCACACACGGTCCAGCACTCGGCTGCCATACTTGTTACACGCCAGCTCCATACAGTGAGTCTAGGAGAGAAAAAGGTAAGTACTGCTCATTGTGGTTACTAATCCGGGAGAGAGAAGGTCATCTTCAGAGAATTCACTATCTGGCCTCTCATCCAACCCACAATCAAATATACCTCGTGGTAGACACTGGTACAGCACAAAGAAACATCCTCGCGATCTTACCCTTAACTTTCGTAGAACTTTTTTCCTCTGTTTTTCCGTGATGGTGGCGCTGTTGAGCAGAGCATCAAATATGTGACTACCGGCCTGACTACAAGCAATAGTGTGGAGGTCTGCGTCTGTCATATTCCCCAAACTGTGGAGAACTGGAGCGGGATCCTCAAAATGTAGAAGGTGCTGTAGTAATATGGAGCCATGATAGTTAACAGACTGAAGCTTTATGTCCGGGTTATCCTGAACATGGGGAAACAAAAATGTGTAAGAGACACAATCGGACTAACCCAAAATACaggattataactactataatactgccccctatgtacaagaatgtaactactataacactgctcctgtgtacaagaatataactgctataatactacctcctatgtacaagaatataactactataatactgctcctatgtacaagaatataaccactataatactgctcctacgtacaagaatataactactataatactactcctacgtacaagaatataactactataatactactcctacgtacaagaatataactactataatactgctcctacgtacaagaatataactactataatactactcctacgtacaagaatataactactataatactgcccccctgtgtacaagaatataactactataatactaccgctatgtacaagaatataactactataatactgctcctatgtacaagaatataactactataatactactcctatgtacaagaatataactactataatactgctcctgtgtacaagaatataactactataatactgctcctatgtacaagaatataactactataatactgctcctatgtacaagaatataactactataatactactcctatgtacaagaatataactgctataatactgctcctatgtacaacaatataactgctataatactactcctatgtacaagaatataactactataatactactcctatgtacaagaatataactactataatactgctcctatgtacaagaatataactactataatactactcctatgtacaagaatataactactataatactactcctatgtacaagaatataactactataatactgctcctatgtacaagaatataactactataatactactcctatgtacaagaatataactactataatactaccccttatgtacaagaatataactactataatacgcctcctatgtacaagaatataactactataatactgctcctatgtacaagaatataactactataatactactcctatgtacaagaatataactactataatactactcctatgtacaagaatataactactataatactgctcctatgtacaagaatataactactataatactactcctatgtacaagaatataactactataatactaccccttatgtacaagaatataactactataatactgcctcctatgtacaagaatataactactataatacgcctcctatgtacaagaatataactactataatactgctcctatgtacaagaatataactactataatactgcctcctatgtacaagaatataactactataatactgctcctatgtacaagaatataactactataatactacctcctatgtacaagaatataactgctataatactactcctatgtacaagaatataactactataatactgctcctatgtacaagaatataactactataatactgctcctatgtacaagaatataactactataatactgctcctatgtacaagaatataactactataatactactcctatgtacaagaatataactactataatactgccccctatgtacaagaatataactactataatactgctcctatgtacaagaatataactactataatactgctcctatgtacaagaatataactactataatactgctcctatgtacaagaatataactactataatactgctcctatgtacaagaatataactactataatactgctcctatgtacaagaatataactactataatactgctcctatgtacaagaatataactactataatactgctccctatgtacaagaatataactactataatactactcctatgtacaagaatataactactataatactactcctatgtacaagaatataactactataatactgccccctatgtacaagaatataactactataatactacctcctatgtacaagaatataactactataatactgctcctatgcacaagaatataactactataatactgcccccttatgcACATGTATGTAACTACTATAAGTACTTTATGCTCAGAAggttcttcttcttcctcatcgATCTTGTAGTACGTCTCGTAGGTCAGTAGTGACAGGAATAGCGGTATACATGTGACTCGGCGGGAGATGGGGGAGGAACAGTGGAAAGCCTGGGAAGATGAGAAAACCACTTAAGACTGGCAGGTACAACAAGAAAGGATGGAGATTTATGTTAGGGTCTCTTACCTCCATGAGATGGGTAACAAACTCCGTCTGGTGACTCTCTAGTCTCTTACAGGTCTCTGCCAGGGTTGTGATGACCCCCATGTGACCCTTAGCCAAAACGTCCTCCAGATTTGGTGACAACTCCTCGAATAGTTTGGAGAACTTAAGAAGTGAGAAATAACTTGATGTTACTCTTTCCGCTACGTTCAAGGCGACAGAAGCGTGTAAGGTTGGGCAGACACTTAAGGGCTGCCACAAGTGGTAACACATGGCTAAGTAGATTATCTGGAGGAAGGAGAGGAATTACTAACCAGTTTCTTGGTCTGGACGGCACGGATAAGTCTCTGCACTGTATAGTTGGCGATGTGATGGGCTGATAGCGCCTGAAGATGGCCTTCAAAGTGGGTTTCAAAGAGACGACGCAGTTGTTTCTTTTTGGAAACTTCTAGAATTTTTTCCAACAGGCGACTGCTGGTCTCATCCTTCAGGAATACCAAGAGGGCGCTGGGAAAATCAAAAAGGTCAAAACGTGGTCAAGAAAAATACACAATGCAACTAATGAGCAAGGCAAGGGTTCCTCGTAGGCGGAGTCTGCAGAGGAGGGGCTATAAGCAGGAGGACACACCCCTGAACAGCAGTCTCCTTTCCCACATCTTACCTGCCATCTCCTGAGACATTCCTGGAGGACAAGTaagcaatgacatcatcacagagcgCTGCACACGTGGATGGCGACTTTCTATGTAGAACCTGCAGGGCGGTCTGCATCCCAAGACTGGCCAGTTTATGGGTGGCAAAGACTGGTGAGGAGACAAAGCGAGGGTCAGCTGTGTGTCTCTCTGaggtaaagggttaataaaggggCAATAAGAGCTCACCTCCGATGTGGCCCTTGAACAGTCCGCTCATCTCCTGTAACTGCTGCAAAAAACTGGGCGGCACCTCGAACTCAGACTTAACTGCAatagagaggggggagggggggaatggaggCTTAAAGGGGCAAATCCAATATAATGCACAATGGTTTAGGactgaggacaggaaagtaggcTTACGAGTCAGGGGACTGAGATTATTCTTTGGGGGTTCCCCCATACTAGAGATGGCCGGCCCCTGGACTATAGGACATAGTTGTCCACTGATATCTCTACTTCTGACAACCTGAGAAGAATGGGGGCAGATATGGCGGGTACACGgtacacagtagcccccacactacGTCTACCTGTTGGCCCCTGGCTGCCTTTCTTGGAGGCCTCTTGGTTGAGGACGGTCCCGGCCAGGACTTGGAGCAGGGTCCGTACGATGAAGCTTCCATGTGTGTTCTGGTTGTAGGGCAGGAACTTGGCCTTCACTTCCATGCACAGGCTGAGAATCAGATCCTCCAGGCTGCGGCAGGGATCcccctcatcatcatcctcatcctcctcttcctctgcggCCTTCTGGTTCTGAAGCCTCTCGTACTGTAGCAGGGCGGTCTGAACCACGTGTGCTCCGCTGCGATGCCAACACACGTTCTGCCAGCTCTTGCCGAGGACGTCCAGGACTTGGCACAGCTGGGCCGAGGCTGCCACTGACAGCAGCTTCTGCAGGACGATGCTCCCGGACATGTCGGTGGCCAGCGCCAGCTCGTTTCCCTTCACCTCGATGAAGACGTTCCGGACGAAGAGAGCTGCGAGGAAGCAGAATGGACGTCACAACTCCCCCGGACCCTACACACAACGGTAGCGTATTTAGGGTGTCGTTCTTATGACGGTCTATGCGGTAAAAACGACACAATCACAACGAGACCCAATTTATAGAGATTTTATCCAGTTTTAATACTTtataaaaattccaaaaaattatttcagtcgccatattctgacacacgGAACTTTTTTACGTTTCCGTGTCCGGAGCGCTGTATGGGGCCTTTTATTTGTGACACAAGATGTCGTGGTTATTTCTACCATCGTGGGGAATAtatgacttttttaaaaaaaattattacattttttttggggggtaggCAAAACCGTGATTCGGCCATTTTGAACTTTTGTACCACTAAGGGGTTCGTGGTAGGAGACAAATATTTTGATAGTTCGACATTTTTGGACACGGAGATGATTTTtgttagtttatttttatttgttgtaTAGGGAAAGtggtgattttttaaaaaaaaattttgcaccCCTCCTTCCCCCAGGTGCTTGAACCGGTGATCTCGAGGTCGCctgtcccatagactgtaacctaagtgtattgcagtttatgggaGAATGATTGTATAATGATTGAGTCGGGCCGCAGGCAAGTCCCGGACATCTCACCCTGCAGGATCCATATTGGCATCTCAATGTAAGGCGAGGGGGTGCACGAGGAAGTCGGCCTCAGATGCACTAAATTCCTTTCATGGCTGCCACTGAGGGTCTCCGATCAtgactgtttaaccccttagtacTGCGGCACCTAATTGGTTTACAGTGGGGGTTAACCCATTTGCTCTTGGTTGCCATCTCAATGTAAGGTCCCCAGGTCTGCCATCTTTGTATACCCACTAGGCCCTGCCTGTGTTATATTGAAGGACAACAACGTATTGAATATAACACTGACTGTACATTGAAGTTCTATAGTTGgacagaaaaatatattttttttaaaaatcaaacttaaccacttcagtaccgggccaatttgtggtccaggaccggacacattttaggtttattttgtatgtgcggttttaagggctgtaacatttttcccgtatgtctcagtcatctaatttttgcgtcttttttcggggacacatagggctttatttttatgttagtgttttaatttttttttatatccgggaaaatataaacaaaataggagggaaattgtgtctggtttctatttatttatttttatttaataacacaaagtgtcactgaaaatctttatgaaatagtttttcctctccgttacggtaatttttattttgtatggtgttgtcgggggtggggatataacctttaataacggcgttttattggcgtattattttattcattttttttaattattttattttcattttttttaaacttttttattatatttttttttttttttcagattgtgtccccataaggtaataagagacctttggggacatctgatcacttttattttttgtattggaggctgatttctcctataactggggctgctacatttagccccagttatagcctcagcctcctgcacgctgttctttagacttacagagctgatctggggtcctgtaggacccagcagctcttgcaatactctgctcccggcagatcacgtgaccgccgggtcagagggtggccgcatcatggcggtgcccatagccgtgtatacacagcaatcaagatggcagggaagggaattaaccttccctgtcatctctctgggagctccggctgaagttacagccgactcccagtatcagcagctgcacgatctccgtgcagctgctgtgttctgactggacgtacctgtacgtcatatcagaactaggcaaccactatccggacgtttatactctatgggtggtctggaagtggttaagagaaaaaaaaaaatccaaaaacccaAAAATCGgaccaataaaaaaaatcaactcatcctgcaaaaaacaagacctcaATAGACAGCGCCTGGAATGtgaggatagaaaaaaaaaaactgaaaaaaaaatctaaaaataggcaggtggttaaaggggttttccagccccttaCTGATGTCTGTTCCTATGGATACGTGATAGTCATCAGtttgtgatctgtggggggtcgACAACTGCACCCCACACAGATGAGCTGTTCCGGCCGCCTGCACTCCCTGTCCACTGCAGTTTAGCTTCAGGCACCCGCAGCtgttctgtgtggggtctggctgTTGTACCCCCATAGATCACATGTATTAggggatggaaaacccctttaaggttgcctTAATCTTTAAGTTGACCCCTCCCCTTGTGGTCCATCTGCCCCCAGCTCTTACCCCGGTCATCTTCTGACTCAAAGTCTTGCTGCAGCGTTTCCCCCACTCGTCTGAAGTATCCCACAGATTTAGGGTCCAGCCGTGGCAGTGGGCTCTCATGTGGACCTTTCTTGCTCTCATCATTAGATTTTTTGGCCTCTGTCTTCGGTCTCTTTGGGGGTCCTCCTTCCTGAGTAGGTGGTACCCGGCTCTTGTCACTCTGGTGAGGTCTCTTTGGGGGTCCTCCTTCCTGAGTAGGTGGTACCCGGCTCTTCTCACCCTGGTGAGGTCTCTTCTTCCCGGTGAATTTCTTTTGATCCGCGCCCATGGTCATCACTTTACCCTGTAAGATAATACATATCAGTCACGTCATGTATGGAGGGAGGGGTCCTGTAAGCATTTCCCATCACAAGCGATAGGTGGACATAAGGGTGGACCCCGATCTCACCCCAACCCTCAGGACACCTTCCACTCCTGACAGGGGGGTCCCAGGCAATAGCAGTAGATCAGACACTTAGGGTGCAATTCTGTGGGACTTGAAGGGACTCTACGTGATGGTTCCCACCATGATACATACCCAGGCGCACCAGCTAGTGAGGGCTGTCTGGTCATGGTGGGGGTTAGAGTTCTGTCCCTGCACTGGGTAAACCCTCagactggtgggggtctgataTCAGAAGCAATGGGTCATACCACTTCATGTTCATTGAAGGGGAATAAGTACGTACATAGTTCCTGGCCAGGTTTCTGTCCTGGTTCCACCTCAGGATCATGTGATCAGTTGCAGCACCCGGGTCACCTGACCTCCTCCCCGGTGTGTTACGTGCACTATGAGGGCTTGTAGACTAGATAGTAAAGGCAGCCGCCATCATACAGGTATCACATGGAGGAACAGGAAGGGGACCGCGCAGCTTCACATCATGTGACCACCACCAGTCAGAGCTAACCCCAAATTAGAACCATACAAAGTCCTAGGACTCTCCTTATAGGGGAGATAATAGTCTGACCCCTGGGGGTGTGACCGGTCACTAGAACAGGGGTCggatacccctttaattcacccTCCCCCCTCAATGTGCAGACCTTGTAGTggccacataatactgtataggaAGGCTGCAGCTCCCCTGGACCATACCAACTGTGGAGAGGGGGAACCAGGCGGTATAATACAAGAAAGGGGTGTCCTAggtgtatatatgtgactgacaATCCTGAACCGTGCGATACAGACAAGTCTATTACAGTGTGccggggtcctgtatacagcaaTGTCTATTACGTACCAGTCCACATGTGCTCCCGGCGCCGAGTGATGACGTCGCCTAGCTTCGGCAGGTAGTAGCGCCGAGTGATGACGTCCCACCTAGTTGTTGTGGCAGTCGCACAGTGGTGACGTCATCGCAGTACTCCATGTCCCGTCTACGTGTGTTCTGCAGTCGGAATTTGCACCGTGTTCACATTATATTATCGAAGCCTCCTAACAAAGTGTCTGCTAGCATCAGTCCCTGTTCACACCTGACTATAGCAGCGTCCGCAGGCAGACTCGTTACTGATAAACTTTCTTGTTTATCTGAATAGAGAAAACGTATACAAGCAAGCtgcattgtgtgaatatagcctgagGTTGCGGTTATAGGTTGTGTCATGGCCTCATTGAGGACCTGCTCATCTTCTTACAGGGCAGGACCATTATTATTCCTGTGTTGAGGGTCACCATGTGTAAAAATGAGTAAATGTCATCATGTGACCTCTGACCGCACTCCGGAGAGACGCCATGACACCTTGGGGCCATGTGGTGGACATACAGATTGCTCAAGAGCTGAAATTAAACATCATATACATCCCCACATACTGGGTTTACTAACACGCGAAGATATTTACACCTTGGAGGAGAAATAAAATATCAAAAGAGCCAAAACGTCATTTCACCTCCTACAGAGATAAAAAgcgatagacattccccaaaatggtagaactaaaaagtacactcgacCCCGCAAAATCAGAGccttatacatccccgtacacgaaaatataaaatgttacaggtgtcagaatatggcaactcccaagaaatttttttgcaaagtattggatttttttttaaatgggttaaaatgtgaaacaaaaaaacttttatgTAAATTTGGAATTTCTctccatagaatacaggagacgcCATAAAA from Leptodactylus fuscus isolate aLepFus1 chromosome 7, aLepFus1.hap2, whole genome shotgun sequence carries:
- the NOP9 gene encoding nucleolar protein 9 encodes the protein MTMGADQKKFTGKKRPHQGEKSRVPPTQEGGPPKRPHQSDKSRVPPTQEGGPPKRPKTEAKKSNDESKKGPHESPLPRLDPKSVGYFRRVGETLQQDFESEDDRALFVRNVFIEVKGNELALATDMSGSIVLQKLLSVAASAQLCQVLDVLGKSWQNVCWHRSGAHVVQTALLQYERLQNQKAAEEEEDEDDDEGDPCRSLEDLILSLCMEVKAKFLPYNQNTHGSFIVRTLLQVLAGTVLNQEASKKGSQGPTVKSEFEVPPSFLQQLQEMSGLFKGHIGVFATHKLASLGMQTALQVLHRKSPSTCAALCDDVIAYLSSRNVSGDGSALLVFLKDETSSRLLEKILEVSKKKQLRRLFETHFEGHLQALSAHHIANYTVQRLIRAVQTKKLFSKLFEELSPNLEDVLAKGHMGVITTLAETCKRLESHQTEFVTHLMEAFHCSSPISRRVTCIPLFLSLLTYETYYKIDEEEEEPSEHKDNPDIKLQSVNYHGSILLQHLLHFEDPAPVLHSLGNMTDADLHTIACSQAGSHIFDALLNSATITEKQRKKVLRKLRTHCMELACNKYGSRVLDRVWGASTMGVKEEIAQKLVERLRELQNDPIGHHIARNFALTHFVNRRKDWQEHQQAENKRRKMFADILED